ACTTTATATCATTATGTATCTTTTATCGTTAATAGAAtggaatattattatatagaaattattattgTGTTATGTTGGGTACAATTTACTAATTGAATAAATAGGATTTTTGTCCTGAACTATGAACCTGGTAAAGTTTTGCTTCCTAAATTTTTCTCTTCCAAAAATTTCATGCTAACTATATAAAGCGTTGCAAATATCTCCCTTCAGTTATATTTTCTTcatcttttaaataaattaattacttaTATCGCTAAAAGTAACAAGTATAACTGCAGTACAAGGGCTAGAGTAATCCAACCCTGAGTGATCCTATGGTTATTCCTTCATTTGCTTAAAAATCGTAGagtattttttactaaaatatatGTTGTTTGGATCCTAAagtagttatattatatatttttatttattaaaaaaaattattattatttttcttgtaaaataaaaatatatattttctatatatatatttatgccctcaaaaaaaaaaatctttggtGATATCCCTTTTCCGTATGATAATACCCTTGATTGAgtttaattttagtttataaaatTATGAATCTTTCGATCTTAAGCTTTGTGTTTAATTCTTGGGTCAATTTTgcttaaagattaaattttgaaaaaaaaaattatttattttttttatgtgaaataaattcaacaataattaaaaacttactaaattaattaaaaatttaagaactaagccaattttaatttttaaaaaaatgttaaaataatatatatatcaccaaaggttttttttttttttttttgagggcataaatatatatatatatagaaaattcattttttttttgtttttttactagaaaaataataataaagtttttttaatatataatataactactTTATCATCCaaacaacaattttttttttagtgaaaaATACTCTACGATTTTTAAGCAAATGAAGAAAATAACTATAGGAACTCAGGGTTTGGATTATTCAAGCCTAGTATTGGTTAATTATAGGTAACCTGATTAATGGAGAGTTTGTACTTGGTGCCTAGCACAAAGGTGTCTAGCACCATTATGAGGTGGCGTCTTATAAATGATTAGCAGTTTTCTATAAccttattaaagtaaaataagtgGGACTTGATATTTAATTGCATTTAAGTAGCCTTAAAGCTATTAAATAAGCCATTTTACTGCTGTTATACTTGTTACTTATAACCATATAAGTAATTTGTTTAAAAAATGAGGAAAATATAATTGAAGGGAGATAATATTTGCAACGATTTGCATTGTTCGCATGGAATTTTTGCAATAGAGAAAAATTTAGGAGGCAAAACTCTGCCAGGTTCATAGTTCAGGACAAAAATCCTATTTATTCAATTAGTAAATTGTACCCAACATAACAcaatattaatttctatataataatatcCATTCTATTAACGATAAAGAATACACAACGATATAAATACTACTACAAAAAAGGATTTTCTTGACGTTTTTAAACAGTCATTTAAAGTAATCCGGTTTCTATAACCGTCACCTATACGACCGTCGTAAAATGAGCAGAATAGGCAATGGTTAGGCGACGGTTTAAACtgtcgcctatagtataggacactgtttaaaaccgtcgcctgtACTGTTATAGGCgatggttttaaaccgtcgggaatgtaaaagaaagaaaaaaaataaagatttttctGCAATTAATGGCAGAAAAATTTAGCTAGTTATTTTGTCAACTGGACACTCATAATCAATAGGAGAAATTCTTTTTGATTCGATTTTCAAGCCAAGGTACTTAAAAGGGAGAGAACTTCTTTGGAAACCAAAGATGCTCACAATCTATCAAAAGTTAGTGGATCCATACCAGCCCCATAAACTGTTGATTTGCTCATACAATGTCTTGTAGCCCAGATGAATTGGAGAAGAGCTTGAAATCCTGTAAGAGTAAAGTGGCAGCAATGTAGTCACCTTTGCAAAAAAAGAAGGACGTCATCAGCAAAATATAAATGAGTAAGCGTCAAAACCTTGACACCTCAGATGGAATTTGAAAGTAGGAACTCGATCGAGCAATTCTATTTTGAACAGTCCGTATCCTTGTAAatagcacataaaccaacaacATAATTTTACATCTTCCATGAGTTAATATATTTTCCACATTTTCAATAGTCCTAATTTGTTGTGTAAAACATAGTTTTGTTCAACTATTACTTTGTTATTGTATTGTCTTTTATTGGTATGTAATTAACAAGTTGAAAAGGTCATTAAATGTAACATACTATTTTCTAGAGAAGATTTTCACAAGTCTTGAGGAAGCAATCACTCATCAAGATTAGAAGATAGTTCTTGTTGTTGGTGTTTCATGATCACTATTCaatcaacaaaatggagttcaATAAGGTTGCGACAAATTATTAGgagtttaaatttatttatgtcaaTTGCTTTTGTACTCTTCTGACTTTACAAGTTAATCTTATCTCTGGATGTGTCCCATATGAATtggtaaaataaaaaagattgttGAAATCACGTATGAAAATTTCGTGTGTGATTTTTCGTTTTTCCAATATTTTTATGATCTATCAGGTTTGGTTTCTAACAGAGCAGATTCAATTCTGATCAAATAATTATGCATTATTCAAATTGTTTGTTAAATATTCACTTGGTAATCATAAATAAAAAGTTTCATTTATCAACCGATAGAGTATAAagtggagaagaagaagattatTAACTATAATCCTTTGTTCATATTCCTACTCTGAggttaatttttccttttttcctttttatttttccttgTCTTAATTGAATCCATTCGAATTTCACATTCTGAAGGATCGATttcgaaaagaaaaaaaaaactgaaatatgttgttggaattaaaatacctatataaattttattattttttcctaACCTAAATGACATGATCATGACTATCTCATTACATGACTTCTTGTTGGAATTAAGTTTTTTTGAGTAAGAGGTgagaggaagaggaagaggaagaggtAGGTTCATGAATTTCACCAAATATGTTGGGACATTCATCCCATTTTCCTTTCTCACGTGCCTCCCAATAGCCACCCATGTAGTGAAAAGGTCCATCTTCACCTTCTCTTTTGAACCATCTTGCTTTCCAACCACTTTCTTGTATTTTCCTTGACTGCATGCATTGCCATCATACATACCATTAGAGAGTAgaataaagaaaacaaataataagaataagaattgtccacactacaaaaaatcttactgttagtcataacaaaacttgtgactataTTAgtgaaaaagttgtgactaatttataaatcatcatttatatgttgtgactaaaaaaatcgtggctaaaggtattagtcaaaaaaatcacaatttCAATTAGTTAGacacaatatttgttgtgactaaaataaaattaatgactacttatatctaaatactatgtttaagtcacaagtaacttttttgtacgttgtgactaaaagttacatttagttacaaaaaaaaaaatatgttgtgactaaaagattgTCACTAAAAATACTTTTCTTTTGTAGTGAGACGTCATCTTTGATAattcttttttataaaatagtCTCTAGACCGAATGTGGAGTAGGTCAAAAATGCTATTTTACCatgccatattttacaaaattagaTTAAGAAAAGTTTCTACAAGTATGTGTGGTACACTATCTAAAAGGGAATTTACTATTTATCTATTTTGTAAAATCAAGAGAGGTTTTCAGTACAGTTTTTTATGATTTTGTATATTGCAGTTATTTAAGTTCATTTGTATATCTTcagaaaattctaaataatttacagTTGCAAAAATAAAAGTTCAAATGATTGCTAAACACGTGTATAGGAAAAATCAATACTCACGCGTAATATTTGAACCTTATTTTCTCTactataaactaattgaaattttctaaaaatttacatGTGATCTTAAATAAGTACAACGTacacatttatgaaaaaaaaaaacaattggaATATATAACTGTTTTGGATATCGAAGCAAATAAAAGTCTACCAAAATAATCTTTTAGAGGGTGTAGAACTATAGACTAATACTTTCTTAttagtttttcaaaaacaaatcaaacaaataaGTCGCATGCATGCATACATACCATCCTTTGCCTTTTCTCTAAACGTTGTTTCTCAGCATTTGCCTTCTCATATTCTCCATTTTCTACATATCGTTGATCCGGTCTAAGTCTGGAATCCGTAGGAGGGAGTTTCTCCTTAATTTTGTGATAACATAGAAAACAATTAGAGATGCATAAAAGAAGATGAAAATTCatgtcaaataatttttttttctttataatatattatgtcTACCTGCAAACCTTCCGTTAGCTCATTCAAAGTAATCGCGAACGAAGTTAAGTTGTATCGAGTGAGATTAACTGGCGGCAAAGTCCTTTTCCACAGTAATAATGCATCAGAGGAGGAACTACATGCCTTCATATTTTTTCCTCTATCACCATTAACATAATACAAGCTTTCATCCCACTTTCCAAATATTGTAGCAACTTTTTTTCCCAAATCATCTTCAACAAATCCATGAACctattttatacatatatgtatatatgtatatgtattattaatatttattatcaatTGCAATTGAAGTTTAcatatgaaaattaaatgtgAACAAGATAATTGTAGaattgaaaaagaattttattataatattattattgatataatttattattaattaaataaataatatgaagaattaaaattaatcaCTTATAACGCGTCACATTAGTTGAGCCAGccttgaatatatatatgagcTTTAATTTTGTTTGGTTGTATTTAAAGTGAAGTGCGAATATTATTGGgcctttttaaaaaattaccatTTTTTCAACTACATATAATGTATTATATGCAATTTTTGAGCCCTAGATATTTTGGGTGGGCCCTAGGCGCGGGCCTAACCTGCCTTAGCTATGAATCaacactataaaaaaaatactatcttTAGTGATAaccttttagttacaacaaatttttttgtgactaaatatagcttttagtcacaacaaaaagttacttgtgaccAAAGCATAGTATTtaaatacaagttgtcactaatttacttttagtcacaacaagtattgtgactaaaaatacatttagtcataataaattgtgatttttgaaaCTAATAACTTTAGCCACagattttttaatcacaacatagaATTGATGATTTACAATCAACCACAAATTTTGTTTCGTCCCTACTGTACAAAAACAGTTAccttagtgacaactttttagtctcaacataaattttttgtgactaaatgtgacttttaatcataacaaaaaattacttgtgactaaaacatagtatttagatacaaattgtcactaatttagttttagttacaacatgtattgtgactaaaaacacacttagtcgcagcaaattgtgatttttgtaactaataccTTTTGCCacgaattttttagtcacaacatagaaattattatttataattagtcacgaTTTTTTCACGTTTAATCACAggtttattgtgactaaaagtgagaTATTTTGTAGTGCAGGCCTGCACCATGATAGTCTtcagaactttaagatgcctaATAGTAATGCTCCTAAATTAACTTAGAGACTAACCTGGTGATGATTTCGGTGAAGAATAGTCTTCTCTTTAAACTTGATTTTACACAAAAATTTGCCATTACCACTTATTTGCATGGTCCCATGATGGTCACAATACACTTTTCCAATCATAAGATTGTATATGTTTGTTGTAACCTATATGAACATAAAAGTTATTAAAcatttattagtatatatatatcgagcatgacaaataataaaattgaccatatatataatcattaaTGCACCTTGCTCCACTGAAAAATTTCACCATCATCAAATTCTAGTGTGAGAATTCCAACAGGGTCAAGCTGAATTGATCTTCCCCAAAATTTTGTGTGAAGGTTGCTGTCACCCCAAAATTTCCAACCTCTACCTTCACAATGGCAAGCAATCACAGCTGTTGGGTGATGACACAcctgttatatataataataatgataattttaGGAATTCAATAAATTTTTTCATTGTTCAATGATAATTCTCGAAAGCAAGAGACCGAGATCATTATATCCTAATCAGTAAGCATGCACTTAGAATAGACAGTGAACTAATTTAGATAAATCTTCTCTATCATTTCTTCACgatgttttatatttttactgttGAAATTTTCAATGAAGCTCCTTAATTAGTAATTTGTAAATCATTCGTTAATTAATCTTGTTAATTCAATAAACCTTTGTTCTTTGTCCTAAGAAAAATTCTCCAAAGTGAGAGATCGAGATCATTATATCCTAGTGAGGATACATGCATTTAGGATAGACGGTGAACTAATTTAGTTAATGGATCATTTCTCTATCACTTTTTCATGATGTATTATATTCTTATTAATGAAACTTTCAATCAATCTCCTTAATTAGTAATTAGTACGTGGTTATGTACTTAGGATAGACGGTGAACTAATATATACCTTCTCAATGAAGAATTGAATTCCTTTATTTGGGAAAGTCAACTTCAAAAAGAGAGAAATTATTCTATCCCAATactataattatatgtcaaaatgtGTATTTAAAGTGGATggtgaattatatatataccttCTCGGAAAAGAAGCGAAATCCTTTATCAGGAAAGTCAGCTTCATAAGTTTCCCCTAACAATGGATTGAAGGGCTTGCAATGACGATCTTTAGACGAACCATACGCAGACACTGCAAACGCCGCAACATTCAAAATCCTTTGGATGCTATCCCCCTAACAAGTACATGATCACATTAATcaaacacataataataattatgatcATGTAATAATAAATTTCCTAATAAGTAAtacctattaaaaaaaaaagctatcATAATGTTTTCATAGTTTTAATAACACTTACATCTTTCCCATGTTGGTATGCTTGATCCAAAAGATAAGAGTACTCCAATTCTTCACAACATTTTTGAAGTAATGAAATTGGTTCATTGAAGTACACAGGTAAACAAACTCTTGTAAGATCTTTTCCAACATTGTCTTTAATCAAAGACCATAGATTAACCGCTTTCTCCTTCTCCACCGGATTGGGAAGCTTTTTTCGCCTTTCAATACAAGGCACCACTTCTTTATTCTCATCACTCTGCATTTTCCCTTTTTCCATGTTATTTACAAGTACCTATTACACAAGGATATTTCATCTCCtcttatattaatattaagtaaGAAATATCAAAAGAATAGTAAGATCCAATTAATACATGTTTGTAATAAATAGAAGAGTTTTGAAATAATAACTTTCTATaattgagtatatatataattaatatatatgccattcattatattactctaTTCTTTATCGAGATATGAAACCAATACAAATGGTCCCCTAATAATAATGAGGTTAGGTAGGCAAAGAAGATAAGATCTTCAACCATACTTCATTTAAGTCTTTGTTTCGaaagaaatatataatatataatattcactacaaaaaattatttgcgactaaaaaaatataatatttagacgcaagttgtcactaatttaatttcaGATACAATAAGTATTACGACTAAAAACACAccaaattatactttttatgATTTATACTTTTCGCAACGAATCTTTTGATTAcgacataaaaataataatttataattaatcgcAACAAAAAAAGAGTAcgtgtatatattttttatttttttttaaaaaaaaaagagtacgtGTATATATAGCTAATTGAGTCAAACGAAAggcatatttaatataaattaagttATTTAACTTGTGAGAATTAGattaatttaatacaatataaaaTACTTCAGAAGAAATGAAGAATTCGAGGGCTATCCAAAAGACTCAGTTCAAGGCACTcgatacatatattataatatgatctaattaatatatgtaCGAGAAGATAAGATGATCTTCTGTCATTAATTAATGtctagttttaaaaaaaaaaataagaaagaaaataaagtaatttattatattatacatTCTTGtcatcaaaataattaaataatttagaaTAGAGAAATTTTTAACTTCTTTATGTGGGATGAATTcctattagaaaaaaaaaatatgagcaAAACATTATCAAACTAAATCAATGTAATAATGGTTAATACAATTAAGAATTAATTGATATATTTAAGTAGctaatttagatatttaaattatataatatttataacactttCTCTTGTATAAACATTATATctgtttaataaaaaaaatttcgaaaaaatgtGGTTAAgagaaaaagagtacaatatgtGTTTACTCTCTTTCATTTTAGCACTAAAAATCCTTAAGTCGACGCAATCAAATCTGTATCATCTTTTGCAAATTAATGTGGGATATGGTGAAAATGATTCTTTTTGAAATCACAAACTTTGCATTGTACCAATAGTGTAAATAGAATTTAAAGAGTGTTAATTAGTTTGAGGTTTTCTTACTTTAAATTGGAATGtgttatgaaaataacaacataaaactaaattttaaacaagaaaattaaagcAGAAAATATAAACAGAACATCAAGAATTTCACTTGGTTTTGTAGACTAGGCAAATGTACTCAGCTACCTACTCCAAGTGTGAAAGTTAGAGTCCCGTGATCCGAAGGAAAAAGACCGAGAGTtgtacaatcccacatcgcttggGAAAGGTCATATGTGATGATACTGATGTgcaggtatgggactacataatTGAAGACAGCTTAAATGGATTAATTGGTACTacatatatcaacaaggtgcatcttgttttctggtagcccatcacgaaagaacttcaCGATTAAGTGTTCTTGACATGtggtaattttaggatgggtgacctcttgagaattttttttagaaagtgtgcaagtgaggacaaagcacgctggaaacattCGTATTGGTTTGTAGGATTAGTCGTCATTCCATGAAGTAgtcagagtgacgtactcgtgtataagagccatcatttcgtgggtgtaagggcctaatagaggcttgaagcggggacattaCAAAATGGTATCAAAGCCTTGACCTAGCCGGAAGTGTGTTTGACGAGGATGTCAGACCCCCaaaaggggggtgattgtgacagtcagagtCCCGTGATCTGAAAGGCAAAGAGACCAGGAGTTGTACAATCCTACATCATATAGGGAAGGTcatgtgtgatgattctgagattgtgtaggtagttgaagagggcttagaTAGAttaattggtactacctatatcagcAAGGCgcatcttatttttcggtagccTATTACAAAAGAACTCCACGGTTATTAAGCATGCTTAACCTGGGGTAATTTTAGAATTTGTGAtctcttgggaagttttcctatgaagtgtatgagtgaggacaaagcacactggaaacactcgtgttagtTTGTAGAGTCAGTCGTCATTCcatgaagcagctagagtgatgtactcgtgtataagagccatcattctgtgggtgtaagagCCCAATAGAAGCTTAAAGCAGGGACGTTACACCAAGGATCTGAACAAGCATGAAGGTTGGTTATCTCTTTATTGAACAACTCCAAGAATTACAATGATGATCGAGTACAAACAAAGAAGACAAGCTCCTAATACATATAATCTCACACTAATAGAAGTCTTCTCAAGAAAAACACTACATTTACAACCCTCAATCCTCTCACACCTATTACAATCACTATAAGATACTAATTTGAGCTAATACAATGAATAAGAGATATCTATTATAGCCAAAAACTGAAAACTAATTGTTGACGCGGTTAGAGTCTTACAGTACATAAAAGCCACACCTAGACAAGGAATTTATTTTCCTGCAACATCTAAAATTCAGTTGAGGGCCTACACAGATTCAGACTGGGCAACATGTCCTGACACGAGAAGATCGACAACGGGGTTCTGTATTTTCATAGGAGATTCTATCATATCCTGGAGAAGTAAGAAACAGCATACAGTTTCGAGATCTTCAGCAGAGGCAGAGTACAGAGCAATGGCGAATACGACATGTGAAGTTGTTTGGCTGATTTCTATCTTGAAGCAACTTAATGTTCATCATGAAGGGCCAGCACTGTTATTTTGTGACAATAATTCAGCTCAGCACATTACAGCGAATCCCGTTTTTCACGAGAGAACGAAGCATATAGAGATCGATTGCCACTTAGTGAGAGAGAAAGTCCAAGCAGGAGTGATCAAAACCGTTCATGTGGCTTCCAAGGAACAATTAGCTGATGTGCTAACCAAACCTTTATTTCCCAACTAGTTCAATTACATTAAAGACAagatgggattgaaaaatatatattgtccatcttgagggggagtaTCAAGTTGTTAGAGTCTGTTTGGTTAGTTGTCAGTTAGTTGAGAGTTAGTTTGATCAATGTAACTAACTTCTGCTGCTATATATAGCAGAGTCTTAGTTTGTATTCATTTTGAGCATTGAATAAGATTTTAGTATTTCCTCTGTTTCTTTCTCTTTGCTTTTCAATCACTGATATAGgtccaaaaaatatcaaaaaagatGTAAATGGTACTTATGTCTTCGATCATTTCAAATAATCGAAGATGTAGGTGACCTATATATGTCTTCGATTATTGTGGCTTATGTCTTAAGTTATTTCATAGTCTTCATAATGAAATAGTGAAAGTTTGATAGTGCAATGAGGTATGAAATAGGTTTTATATTCCTAAGTATTTTGTGGTATACTGGATGGCTATCCAAAATAGACTTAAACTAAGGATCGTCTGGCTAGATTCCACATAGTGCAAGAACATGTGAAAAGATCAATTGAATAACAGAATTTTGGGAATACTGCACTGAGGAATTTTCTGTGGTACTCCCAAGCTTTTAGAGGTTGTTAGAATAATTGTGGATccctaaatatttattttgtatgTTGTGCTAATGGCAACATTTCTTTTGAGCCTCTTTGCTATAACATGTGTAAGACCCTTATAGGTCATTTCGTTTATTGATTGTAATATGACCCGGAGTGTGGAGTTTGAACTTCAATAGAGTTGACTCTTTTTGGTGAGTATTTAAGAAGCCACTGCAGGGCAATTCTTCCTCATTGAACACTACATTATTTGCTATATATAGCCTACCTTTGGAGCTTAGACACTTATAGCCTTTGTGAGATTCAATATACTCTAGGTTTTACACACTTTGTGGAGTGAAATTGGAACCAattactacaagaaatgtcacttatgccagcacatttttgtgctggcaaaagttagtattgcgctggtaaaataaaatttacttgtgatgtgttGACAAATCAATGGTTGTATTAAAACTTTTACCAGCATAAAATaaaaagcgctggcaaaaagGATT
This region of Cannabis sativa cultivar Pink pepper isolate KNU-18-1 chromosome 7, ASM2916894v1, whole genome shotgun sequence genomic DNA includes:
- the LOC115696214 gene encoding oxysterol-binding protein-related protein 2A isoform X2, yielding MEKGKMQSDENKEVVPCIERRKKLPNPVEKEKAVNLWSLIKDNVGKDLTRVCLPVYFNEPISLLQKCCEELEYSYLLDQAYQHGKDGDSIQRILNVAAFAVSAYGSSKDRHCKPFNPLLGETYEADFPDKGFRFFSEKVCHHPTAVIACHCEGRGWKFWGDSNLHTKFWGRSIQLDPVGILTLEFDDGEIFQWSKVTTNIYNLMIGKVYCDHHGTMQISGNGKFLCKIKFKEKTILHRNHHQVHGFVEDDLGKKVATIFGKWDESLYYVNGDRGKNMKACSSSSDALLLWKRTLPPVNLTRYNLTSFAITLNELTEGLQEKLPPTDSRLRPDQRYVENGEYEKANAEKQRLEKRQRMSRKIQESGWKARWFKREGEDGPFHYMGGYWEAREKGKWDECPNIFGDYIAATLLLQDFKLFSNSSGLQDIV
- the LOC115696214 gene encoding oxysterol-binding protein-related protein 2A isoform X1; amino-acid sequence: MEKGKMQSDENKEVVPCIERRKKLPNPVEKEKAVNLWSLIKDNVGKDLTRVCLPVYFNEPISLLQKCCEELEYSYLLDQAYQHGKDGDSIQRILNVAAFAVSAYGSSKDRHCKPFNPLLGETYEADFPDKGFRFFSEKVCHHPTAVIACHCEGRGWKFWGDSNLHTKFWGRSIQLDPVGILTLEFDDGEIFQWSKVTTNIYNLMIGKVYCDHHGTMQISGNGKFLCKIKFKEKTILHRNHHQVHGFVEDDLGKKVATIFGKWDESLYYVNGDRGKNMKACSSSSDALLLWKRTLPPVNLTRYNLTSFAITLNELTEGLQEKLPPTDSRLRPDQRYVENGEYEKANAEKQRLEKRQRMSRKIQESGWKARWFKREGEDGPFHYMGGYWEAREKGKWDECPNIFGYGLFKIELLDRVPTFKFHLRCQGFQALLQFIWATRHCMSKSTVYGAGMDPLTFDRL